One segment of Panicum virgatum strain AP13 chromosome 1K, P.virgatum_v5, whole genome shotgun sequence DNA contains the following:
- the LOC120706014 gene encoding myosin-2 heavy chain, non muscle-like isoform X2 has protein sequence MQPSSSRARSRSWGAAGPWGTAATPPLSPRPQTTKPRHERSRSTTSTYSPLLPSEPQQSHGDNGCMTAPARLEEEEELSSRPATETGGEAASGGADAGMERVVRRLELEAAAAKQTEMKMLESLVRQTKELEQAKIALEEARLEVAALRQQQQQQQQEEAGPAPPAQQQQQQQQQWSVMDLMFGGVDEEINGLRARLRAASQAEERSRKAADDLTAALSAVTMEARQVKAWLSDAQAELEAANAEVDRLRGLLQGAEAELWSATEQVGTLTSEWKEAAAGWRAREKALLARARAAEGEAAAARRENADLAGARRALGDENDALRRALEQAAEDANAATEALELVSGENADLRDAAADKERDLEALRRENESLSVSEAAARERAKDLEAQVLVATDDGAAAGKAAAEIPLVEKWRREAAQGKLGAAAFLDPGRVLPGRKDRMFASLSNLAELKSAAAAAAMDDYDYEFDHLDVGQYGGGGGATEHAKKHKKRRSILRKFGDLFRRRSMYKPDLGPELHNHY, from the exons ATGCAGCCGTCGTCCTCCAGGGCGAG ATCCCGGTCGTGGGGGGCCGCCGGGCCCTGGggcaccgccgccaccccgccccTGTCTCCCAGGCCGCAGACGACGAAGCCTCGACACGAGCGCAGCAGGTCCACCACGTCCACGTACTCGCCACTCCTCCCCTCAGAGCCACAG CAGAGTCACGGCGACAACGGCTGCatgacggcgccggcgcggctggaggaggaggaggagctcagTAGCCGTCCGGCGACGGAGacgggaggggaggcggcgagcggcggcgccgacgcggGGATGGAGAGGGTGGTGCGGCgcctggagctggaggcggcggcggccaagcaGACGGAGATGAAGATGCTCGAGTCGCTGGTGCGGCAGACCAAGGAGCTGGAGCAGGCCAAGATCGCGCTCGAGGAGGCCAGGCTCGAGGTCGCCGCGctgcgccagcagcagcagcagcagcagcaggaggaggccggcccggccccgccggcgcagcagcagcagcagcagcagcagcagtggagCGTGATGGACCTCATGTTCGGCGGCGTCGACGAGGAGATCAACGGCCTCCGGGCCCGCCTCCGGGCCGCGTCGCAGGCCGAGGAACGGAGCCGGAAGGCGGCCGACGACCTCACCGCCGCGCTGTCCGCGGTCACCATGGAGGCCAGGCAGGTCAAGGCCTGGCTCTCCGACGCGCAGGCCGAGCTGGAGGCCGCCAACGCGGAGGTCGACCGGCTCCGGGGCCTGCTGCAgggcgccgaggcggagctgtgGTCCGCCACCGAGCAGGTCGGCACGCTCACCTCCGAGTggaaggaggccgccgccgggtggCGCGCCAGGGAGAAGGCGCtgctggcgcgcgcgcgcgccgccgagggggaggccgcggcggcgcggcgggagaaCGCCGACCTCGCCGGGGCGCGCCGGGCGCTCGGGGACGAGAACGACGCCCTGCGCCGCGCGCTCGAGCAGGCCGCCGAGGACGCCAACGCCGCCACGGAGGCGCTCGAGCTCGTCAGCGGCGAGAACGCCGACCtgcgggacgccgccgccgacaaggAGCGCGACCTGGAGGCCCTGCGGCGGGAGAACGAGAGCCTCAGTGTcagcgaggccgcggcgcgggagcgcgccaaggacctcgaggcccagGTCCTCGTGGCGAccgacgacggcgccgcggccgggaaggcggcggcggagatccCGCTGGTGGAGAAGTGGAGGCGCGAGGCCGCGCAGGGCAAgctgggcgcggcggcgttcctgGACCCCGGGAGGGTGCTCCCGGGGCGCAAGGACCGGATGTTCGCGTCGCTGAGCAACCTCGCGGAGCTcaagtcggcggcggccgcggcggccatggacgaCTACGACTACGAGTTCGACCACCTGGACGTGGGCcagtacggcggcggcggcggcgccacggagCACGCCAAGAAGCACAAGAAGCGGCGGTCGATCCTGCGCAAGTTCGGGGACCTCTTCCGGAGGAGGAGCATGTACAAGCCCGACCTCGGGCCGGAGCTGCACAATCACTACT AG
- the LOC120706014 gene encoding myosin-2 heavy chain, non muscle-like isoform X1, whose amino-acid sequence MQPSSSRARSRSWGAAGPWGTAATPPLSPRPQTTKPRHERSRSTTSTYSPLLPSEPQQSHGDNGCMTAPARLEEEEELSSRPATETGGEAASGGADAGMERVVRRLELEAAAAKQTEMKMLESLVRQTKELEQAKIALEEARLEVAALRQQQQQQQQEEAGPAPPAQQQQQQQQQWSVMDLMFGGVDEEINGLRARLRAASQAEERSRKAADDLTAALSAVTMEARQVKAWLSDAQAELEAANAEVDRLRGLLQGAEAELWSATEQVGTLTSEWKEAAAGWRAREKALLARARAAEGEAAAARRENADLAGARRALGDENDALRRALEQAAEDANAATEALELVSGENADLRDAAADKERDLEALRRENESLSVSEAAARERAKDLEAQVLVATDDGAAAGKAAAEIPLVEKWRREAAQGKLGAAAFLDPGRVLPGRKDRMFASLSNLAELKSAAAAAAMDDYDYEFDHLDVGQYGGGGGATEHAKKHKKRRSILRKFGDLFRRRSMYKPDLGPELHNHY is encoded by the exons ATGCAGCCGTCGTCCTCCAGGGCGAG ATCCCGGTCGTGGGGGGCCGCCGGGCCCTGGggcaccgccgccaccccgccccTGTCTCCCAGGCCGCAGACGACGAAGCCTCGACACGAGCGCAGCAGGTCCACCACGTCCACGTACTCGCCACTCCTCCCCTCAGAGCCACAG CAGAGTCACGGCGACAACGGCTGCatgacggcgccggcgcggctggaggaggaggaggagctcagTAGCCGTCCGGCGACGGAGacgggaggggaggcggcgagcggcggcgccgacgcggGGATGGAGAGGGTGGTGCGGCgcctggagctggaggcggcggcggccaagcaGACGGAGATGAAGATGCTCGAGTCGCTGGTGCGGCAGACCAAGGAGCTGGAGCAGGCCAAGATCGCGCTCGAGGAGGCCAGGCTCGAGGTCGCCGCGctgcgccagcagcagcagcagcagcagcaggaggaggccggcccggccccgccggcgcagcagcagcagcagcagcagcagcagtggagCGTGATGGACCTCATGTTCGGCGGCGTCGACGAGGAGATCAACGGCCTCCGGGCCCGCCTCCGGGCCGCGTCGCAGGCCGAGGAACGGAGCCGGAAGGCGGCCGACGACCTCACCGCCGCGCTGTCCGCGGTCACCATGGAGGCCAGGCAGGTCAAGGCCTGGCTCTCCGACGCGCAGGCCGAGCTGGAGGCCGCCAACGCGGAGGTCGACCGGCTCCGGGGCCTGCTGCAgggcgccgaggcggagctgtgGTCCGCCACCGAGCAGGTCGGCACGCTCACCTCCGAGTggaaggaggccgccgccgggtggCGCGCCAGGGAGAAGGCGCtgctggcgcgcgcgcgcgccgccgagggggaggccgcggcggcgcggcgggagaaCGCCGACCTCGCCGGGGCGCGCCGGGCGCTCGGGGACGAGAACGACGCCCTGCGCCGCGCGCTCGAGCAGGCCGCCGAGGACGCCAACGCCGCCACGGAGGCGCTCGAGCTCGTCAGCGGCGAGAACGCCGACCtgcgggacgccgccgccgacaaggAGCGCGACCTGGAGGCCCTGCGGCGGGAGAACGAGAGCCTCAGTGTcagcgaggccgcggcgcgggagcgcgccaaggacctcgaggcccagGTCCTCGTGGCGAccgacgacggcgccgcggccgggaaggcggcggcggagatccCGCTGGTGGAGAAGTGGAGGCGCGAGGCCGCGCAGGGCAAgctgggcgcggcggcgttcctgGACCCCGGGAGGGTGCTCCCGGGGCGCAAGGACCGGATGTTCGCGTCGCTGAGCAACCTCGCGGAGCTcaagtcggcggcggccgcggcggccatggacgaCTACGACTACGAGTTCGACCACCTGGACGTGGGCcagtacggcggcggcggcggcgccacggagCACGCCAAGAAGCACAAGAAGCGGCGGTCGATCCTGCGCAAGTTCGGGGACCTCTTCCGGAGGAGGAGCATGTACAAGCCCGACCTCGGGCCGGAGCTGCACAATCACTACTAG
- the LOC120706028 gene encoding 7-deoxyloganetin glucosyltransferase-like, giving the protein MAAAPAAKPHLVFFPFPTQGHVTPALQLARLLHHCHGFDVTFVHTERNRLRLLRARGPSALAGAPGFRFAAVPDGLPPSDEDAARDDAAALLLSLPTVVPQFKDLVLSELPAASCRRLLLVSDIDPILRAAQEIGLPCVTFWTTSASSLMAMQQIQHLVAKGLVPLKDAEQLRNGYLDSTVIDWAPGLPKGMRLRDFPSFIRTTDPDDAVLALTLRLTECYRTVPSAVVFHTFEELESQVISAMSDILPPIYAIGPLPLLLREVGAGAGGDHAASISVGSSLSKEDRACLDWLDGKRPNSVVFASFGSLVKLTCEQLVELAWGLASSGYDFLWVIRADQQVTGSAAGATAVVLPPEFMAETEGRGRVTSWCPQEAVLRHEAVGAFLTHCGWNSMLESVCAGVPMLCWPFAADQQTNSRMACTEWRVGVELSEDPGREEVEAAIRQVMGGGRGEELRRSVAEWKYKAALAARLGGSSWVNLERVVNEVLALVDKK; this is encoded by the exons atggcggcggcgccggcggcgaagccTCACCTGGTGTTCTTCCCGTTCCCCACGCAGGGCCACGTCACCCCGGCGTTGCAGCTCGCAAGGCTCCTCCACCACTGCCACGGCTTCGACGTCACCTTCGTCCACACCGAGCGCAACCGGCTgcgcctcctccgcgcgcgcgGCCCGAGCGCGCTGGCGGGGGCGCCGGGGTTCCGcttcgccgccgtccccgacgGCCTGCCCCCGTCCGACGAGGACGCGGCGCGGGACGACGCTGCCGCGCTGCTCCTCTCCCTCCCGACCGTGGTCCCGCAGTTCAAGGATCTCGTGCTGTCCGAGCTCCCCGcggcgagctgccgccgcctcctcctcgtctccgACATCGACCCCATCCTTCGTGCCGCCCAGGAGATCGGCCTGCCCTGCGTCACCTTCTGGACCACCAGTGCCAGCTCATTAATGGCCATGCAGCAGATCCAGCACCTCGTTGCCAAGGGTCTTGTCCCTCTCAAAG ATGCTGAGCAGCTGAGGAATGGATACCTGGACAGCACGGTCATCGACTGGGCACCCGGGTTGCCCAAGGGCATGCGCCTCAGAGACTTCCCGAGCTTCATCCGCACCACGGACCCTGATGACGCCGTGCTCGCCTTGACCCTGCGCTTAACGGAGTGCTACCGCACCGTCCCGTCCGCCGTCGTGTTCCACACCTTCGAGGAGCTTGAGAGCCAGGTCATCAGTGCCATGTCGGACATCCTGCCGCCGATCTACGCCATCGGGCCGCTACCGCTTCTCCTCAGGGAAGttggcgccggcgctggcggtGACCATGCCGCCAGCATATCGGTGGGCTCCAGCCTTTCCAAGGAGGACCGCGCGTGCCTGGACTGGCTCGACGGCAAGCGTCCCAACTCGGTGGTGTTCGCGAGCTTCGGGAGCCTAGTGAAACTGACCTGCGAGCAGCTAGTGGAGCTCGCCTGGGGGCTAGCCAGCAGCGGCTACGACTTCCTGTGGGTGATCAGGGCCGACCAGCAGGTGACGGGCAGCGCTGCCGGTGCAACCGCCGTCGTCCTGCCGCCGGAGTTCATGGCGGAGACGGAGGGGCGGGGCCGCGTGACGAGCTGGTGCCCACAGGAGGCGGTGCTCCGGCACGAGGCCGTCGGCGCCTTCCTGAcgcactgcgggtggaactcAATGCTGGAGAGCGTCTGCGCCGGGGTGCCGATGTTGTGCTGGCCGTTCGCGGCCGACCAGCAGACCAACAGCAGGATGGCGTGCACGGAGTGGCGCGTCGGCGTGGAGCTCAGTGAGGACCCCGggcgggaggaggtggaggcggcgataCGACAGGTGATGGGTGGGGGAAGAGGGGAGGAGCTGAGGAGGTCGGTGGCGGAGTGGAAGTATAAGGCCGCGCTCGCGGCGCGACTAGGTGGCTCTTCCTGGGTAAATCTTGAGAGGGTGGTCAACGAGGTGCTTGCTCTGGTGGACAAGAAATGA